A part of Desulfobacter sp. genomic DNA contains:
- a CDS encoding class I adenylate cyclase, whose protein sequence is MNTKTAIFHPEQIEFDWEQSDDQGRSRLLNAARDLPPALAILPVILGLPSRVASIRSTARDGLVRILNDVGSRMDHPEQKERDAASKEASLITSRLYRLITPNSNPDDKKYYFTALTAFGAHGAFFAFKLLLRNILAPDIFLYMVKALPESQRLEVVDEYLRANPCVRLEYARIFKAILKSISSRETVIYYYAGLFDRRCSADPFLNHIDPVLRDPETLMANEIESESLDRIVVGLKAMSMLMEEVPPWMLKALLRDQNAKQIRMAVYTILEHGATGGYPSLYKPVWQNLCRSCADDPEEAVAAFRALVVCSSQPAYRLMDSIKADCPNIPSGIFKEISELSRIAFIFIQDMAVNRERYAAAHPQISRALILGLIRKRPERILKVLKKTEKGSHGSTAFVETINNLLLKEAESVNARFDLKGAFSSRIRYSKLREDEKNSLLALADGRGQAKGPLNLQNRVIEKLDLRDGQFAAAKIYFNHSVVKGGDWSGAHMSGARFNGCILYGVDLSNARFKNVCFDNALLRNVRARGAVFHNCSFRGAKIINSNFSHADLSDALFTGAAVSRTEFKEADLSFASFAHGELSGQSFVRASLDHADFSSARAMFVRLPGDTGSTLRTEGTDFNARQYLLTGDGLPDFSPLALAEINLMLFCEFTRYGRTKFQIQNRQSLLAAFDVFKPGRTELFQIVPMLLHRNIELRGSNPIDPATPCGICDFTPPRQGVAVLEKYSKAPVRGTGMDAAPVIEALYTMGSIGSLAQTPESDIDYWVCIDGDRIPKEGLALLEQKLRMLEILAGDLFDTSVTFFIVDVQKVRRNDFGGTSQESSGSAQARLLKEEFYRTMIHIAGKIPLWAVVPTGISLNFYNLIFKRVSGNTNSRRYIDLGDVHSVPVNEYFGASLWQMFKWLKSPFKSVIKLALFEIYAKSFGKEPLLCNRYKDEWMNAGIQLRFARNDSYIAILDKLLAHYRTSDDKASMDIILTCFFLKLEVQDKEELEATPFGIRKVLLERMLGKWGWYEKRVLELGRYRSWSYEEVRSLSADIEDFMFARYDQVKQVFKDHSRKGHLISDKDRERLTRKVDVVYKEKFYKIKKLFLIAENDDYFSNLSMKYLSGGEKTGKWEVFQQNEKGGRVLESPLFRADRVEHICAWLLYNRLYNNGTPLGLVPNPTSIGYTDLQNLYKAMKRFFSLDFNPSSVFFDFTESLPTIVSVFVTINLEADRPLSVVEDYCVVYVNSWGEMFCRPSAQGTIFDNLGMAKKDILAALDTQTFPVNTEFYFPRGKVS, encoded by the coding sequence AAGGAAGAAGCCGCCTGCTTAATGCTGCACGAGACCTCCCGCCGGCCCTGGCCATTCTGCCGGTCATCCTGGGTCTTCCTTCCCGTGTTGCTTCAATTCGCTCCACTGCCCGGGACGGCCTTGTCAGAATTCTCAATGATGTGGGCAGCCGGATGGATCACCCTGAGCAAAAAGAAAGGGATGCGGCCTCAAAAGAAGCGTCCCTTATTACGTCCCGGTTGTACAGGCTGATTACCCCTAACTCAAATCCGGATGACAAAAAATATTATTTTACCGCTTTGACGGCCTTTGGTGCCCATGGTGCCTTTTTCGCCTTTAAGCTGCTTTTGCGCAACATCCTGGCGCCTGATATCTTCTTATACATGGTCAAGGCGTTGCCTGAATCCCAGCGCCTTGAAGTTGTGGACGAGTATCTCCGCGCCAATCCCTGTGTCAGGCTGGAATACGCCCGGATATTTAAGGCGATTCTTAAAAGCATTTCCAGCCGTGAGACCGTTATTTATTATTATGCCGGTCTGTTTGACCGCCGCTGCAGCGCCGATCCCTTTTTGAACCATATTGACCCGGTTCTAAGGGATCCTGAAACCCTGATGGCCAATGAAATTGAATCCGAGTCCCTGGATCGCATTGTTGTCGGATTAAAGGCCATGTCCATGCTCATGGAAGAAGTTCCCCCGTGGATGCTGAAGGCGCTTTTAAGGGACCAGAATGCCAAGCAAATTCGAATGGCCGTTTACACCATTCTTGAGCATGGTGCCACCGGCGGATATCCCAGTCTTTATAAACCGGTTTGGCAGAATTTGTGCCGATCATGCGCCGATGATCCGGAAGAAGCGGTGGCCGCTTTTCGGGCCCTGGTGGTTTGCAGCAGCCAGCCGGCTTACCGCCTCATGGATAGCATCAAGGCCGACTGCCCGAATATCCCGTCGGGTATATTCAAGGAAATTTCTGAATTATCCAGGATCGCCTTTATTTTTATTCAGGACATGGCCGTGAACAGGGAGAGGTATGCGGCAGCGCATCCCCAAATCAGCCGGGCCTTAATCCTGGGCTTGATCAGGAAACGGCCTGAACGTATCCTCAAAGTTCTCAAAAAGACCGAAAAGGGGAGCCATGGCAGTACAGCATTCGTGGAGACGATAAATAACCTTCTCTTAAAGGAGGCCGAATCCGTCAACGCCCGGTTTGATCTCAAAGGTGCCTTTTCGTCCCGGATACGGTATTCAAAACTAAGGGAAGACGAAAAAAACAGCCTGCTGGCCCTGGCAGATGGAAGAGGCCAGGCCAAAGGCCCCCTCAACCTTCAGAACCGGGTCATTGAAAAACTGGACCTCAGGGACGGGCAATTTGCCGCAGCAAAAATATATTTTAACCATTCCGTGGTCAAGGGCGGGGACTGGTCCGGGGCGCATATGTCCGGCGCCCGGTTTAACGGCTGTATTCTCTATGGCGTTGATCTGAGCAACGCCCGGTTTAAAAATGTCTGCTTTGACAATGCCCTGTTGAGAAATGTGAGGGCCCGGGGGGCGGTATTCCACAACTGCAGTTTCCGCGGGGCCAAAATCATTAATTCAAATTTCAGCCATGCCGACCTGTCCGACGCCCTCTTCACCGGTGCTGCCGTATCAAGGACGGAATTTAAGGAAGCCGACCTTTCCTTTGCCTCTTTTGCCCATGGGGAACTCTCCGGACAATCCTTTGTCCGGGCTTCCCTGGATCATGCCGATTTTTCCTCTGCCAGGGCCATGTTCGTCCGGCTGCCCGGGGACACCGGTTCTACCCTGCGGACAGAGGGGACGGACTTCAATGCCCGCCAGTATCTGCTGACCGGAGATGGATTGCCTGATTTTTCTCCCCTGGCCCTTGCCGAAATCAATTTAATGCTTTTTTGCGAGTTCACCCGCTACGGGAGAACAAAATTTCAGATCCAGAACAGGCAGAGCCTCCTGGCGGCCTTTGATGTTTTCAAGCCCGGCCGCACAGAGCTTTTCCAGATCGTTCCCATGCTGCTCCACCGGAATATTGAACTGAGGGGCTCCAACCCCATTGACCCGGCAACGCCCTGCGGCATCTGCGATTTCACCCCCCCGCGCCAGGGGGTGGCCGTGCTTGAAAAGTATTCAAAGGCGCCGGTGCGGGGTACGGGCATGGATGCTGCCCCTGTCATTGAAGCCTTGTATACCATGGGCAGTATCGGCTCCCTGGCCCAGACCCCGGAATCCGACATTGACTATTGGGTCTGCATCGACGGAGACAGGATACCAAAGGAGGGGCTGGCCCTTTTGGAGCAGAAGCTCAGGATGCTTGAAATTCTGGCTGGGGATCTTTTTGATACCAGCGTGACTTTTTTTATCGTGGATGTTCAGAAGGTAAGGCGGAACGATTTCGGCGGCACTTCCCAGGAAAGCTCCGGGTCGGCCCAGGCCAGGCTCTTAAAGGAAGAGTTTTACAGGACCATGATCCACATTGCAGGGAAAATCCCCCTGTGGGCCGTGGTGCCAACGGGCATAAGTCTTAACTTTTATAATCTCATTTTTAAACGGGTGAGCGGCAATACGAACTCCAGGCGGTATATTGACCTGGGGGATGTCCATTCCGTACCGGTAAACGAATATTTCGGGGCCTCTCTCTGGCAGATGTTCAAATGGCTGAAAAGCCCGTTTAAGTCCGTGATTAAGCTGGCATTGTTTGAAATTTACGCCAAAAGCTTCGGCAAAGAGCCCCTGCTGTGCAACCGTTATAAAGACGAGTGGATGAATGCCGGCATACAGCTCCGATTTGCCCGCAACGATTCCTATATCGCTATTCTGGATAAGCTCCTGGCCCATTACCGCACCAGTGACGATAAGGCGTCCATGGACATTATTCTCACCTGCTTTTTTCTCAAGCTTGAGGTTCAGGATAAAGAGGAGCTTGAGGCCACCCCCTTTGGCATCCGCAAAGTCCTTTTGGAGCGGATGCTGGGCAAATGGGGATGGTATGAAAAACGGGTGCTGGAGTTGGGCCGGTACCGCAGCTGGTCCTATGAGGAGGTCCGCAGCCTTTCTGCCGACATTGAGGACTTTATGTTTGCCAGATACGACCAGGTGAAGCAGGTTTTTAAAGACCATTCCCGTAAAGGCCACCTGATTTCAGACAAAGACAGGGAGCGGCTGACACGGAAGGTTGATGTGGTGTACAAGGAGAAATTTTATAAAATCAAAAAACTCTTTCTCATCGCTGAAAATGACGACTATTTTTCAAATCTGAGCATGAAATATCTGAGCGGCGGTGAAAAGACCGGCAAATGGGAAGTCTTCCAGCAAAATGAAAAAGGGGGGCGGGTATTGGAATCTCCCCTGTTCAGGGCCGACCGGGTGGAACATATCTGCGCCTGGCTGCTCTATAACCGCCTCTATAACAACGGTACCCCCCTGGGCCTTGTGCCCAACCCCACCAGCATCGGCTATACTGATCTCCAGAATCTGTACAAGGCCATGAAGCGGTTTTTCAGCCTGGATTTCAACCCGTCCTCTGTATTTTTTGATTTTACCGAAAGCCTGCCCACCATCGTTTCAGTTTTCGTCACCATAAACCTGGAGGCGGACCGGCCCCTGTCCGTGGTGGAGGATTATTGTGTGGTATACGTCAATTCCTGGGGTGAAATGTTCTGCCGCCCCTCTGCCCAGGGGACTATTTTTGACAATCTGGGGATGGCTAAAAAAGATATACTGGCCGCCCTGGATACCCAGACCTTTCCGGTAAATACGGAATTTTATTTTCCCCGGGGCAAGGTTTCATGA
- a CDS encoding outer membrane lipoprotein-sorting protein, which translates to MKSLIINLVFILTLSLVYAAGAAAGAPDNDAREIIRAVLDRDDGTTEVGRAKLSTCNIAKKGKKLVCTGRPRVKVMDIIRKDYGPREKDHKTVTILLEPAAEKGIGFLQYDYEEIGKETDQWLYLSALGKVKRIVSGNENEPKTGSFFGSELSYEDMEKRQIDEFTYTLMGRETYSKRPCAVIQAIPTPERAPKSNYSKIIYWVDTERHLTLKSILYSRQGKKVKQIYFTRITRVDNILVPMKIIVFSLESMRRTDFSYERIALNRPVQDEFLTQRTLVDGAFREMNLKTYQAGF; encoded by the coding sequence ATGAAATCCCTTATTATCAACCTTGTTTTCATCCTTACCCTTTCACTAGTATATGCGGCCGGTGCGGCAGCCGGGGCCCCAGACAATGACGCCAGGGAAATCATCCGGGCCGTGCTGGACAGGGATGACGGCACCACGGAGGTGGGCCGGGCCAAACTGTCCACCTGCAATATTGCAAAAAAAGGAAAAAAACTGGTCTGCACGGGACGCCCCCGGGTCAAGGTCATGGACATCATCCGCAAGGACTACGGCCCCCGGGAAAAGGATCACAAAACCGTGACCATCCTCCTGGAACCGGCGGCGGAAAAAGGCATAGGTTTTCTCCAATACGATTACGAAGAAATTGGAAAAGAAACCGACCAATGGCTCTACCTATCCGCCCTGGGCAAAGTCAAGCGTATTGTTTCAGGCAATGAAAACGAACCCAAAACCGGCAGTTTTTTCGGTTCCGAACTGAGCTACGAAGACATGGAAAAAAGGCAGATCGACGAATTCACCTACACCCTCATGGGCAGGGAAACCTATAGCAAAAGGCCCTGTGCCGTCATCCAGGCCATCCCCACCCCGGAGCGGGCACCCAAAAGCAATTATTCCAAAATCATCTACTGGGTGGACACCGAGCGGCATCTGACCCTGAAATCCATCCTTTACAGCCGCCAGGGCAAAAAGGTCAAACAGATCTATTTTACCCGGATCACCCGGGTGGACAATATCCTGGTGCCCATGAAGATCATTGTCTTCAGCCTGGAAAGCATGCGCCGCACGGATTTCTCCTATGAACGGATCGCCCTGAACCGGCCGGTGCAGGACGAATTTCTCACCCAGCGGACCCTGGTGGACGGGGCCTTCAGGGAGATGAACCTGAAAACATACCAGGCCGGCTTTTAG
- a CDS encoding MMPL family transporter yields MELAIVHINGFFQALPGRFRQRRKLVWLLFIGLTLFLALGVKNVVIDESLAAYFHKEDPVKQAYDRFRAVFGGDEYLFIIYKARDGDIFSAPSLSALKRLHNRLTNYRLALDPDAASPLDHISEVKSLINVKYMEGGENTLFSRSFIGDRMPRDRDMREAYRRKALDHPDFPRVYLSEDCQYGGVVVRTDFNARKKGALSAPAPGPAGAAPGREGLELDNSGLDSFVLDEMEQDDPAMETGTGAAAEDAELIQTDITAYPAFMAEINKILAAPELEGALEFYPVGHPTLMDFFATAVMEDMGRLMSLVLLLITVTLWILFRSFSAVVWPLTIIGMTIIWILGIIGWAHIPMSAMLQVIIFLSLSVGVADAVHILSGYLFFRNQGKPHSAALEAVMKKSGLACLLTSVTTAAGLLALTLVPLKPIASFGLFAATAVLIAFILTVCLLPLMLDLWAPVPKHRTSEKSHPVQHLLKRVDTLGTGRPGLVIALFSIAGILLFAGLTQLKIDSNFVEIIKEGFPLRDAYTIVDREMGGTGRLEVMLDFKRPDALKAPRVLAAMERIQDYMETHEGSPVITTYSLVNVVKESYKVLNGDNPLFYAVPSDPAVLSQVLFLFENANPADRTRLVTGDYSRARIGLNSSNIGSIKAMDLLKTVQGFIDREFSGLKADYPDMEVTLTGHMALLAIMLDYIAWAQVKSFGLALAVISLILLLVLGSWKAGLVALAPNLFPVLAAFGLMGFFSIPLDADTLLIAPIIIGLAVDDTIHFMTHFRAAMAKTGNLCNAARESIRETGQAISFTSIILSTGFLVFILSFHNGLSRFGIFAALAILAALLADIFLLPALCRAVNLNFNGRRLS; encoded by the coding sequence ATGGAACTTGCCATTGTACATATCAACGGATTTTTCCAGGCCCTGCCGGGGCGGTTCCGGCAACGCAGAAAGCTGGTCTGGCTCTTATTTATAGGCTTGACCCTTTTCCTGGCCCTGGGGGTTAAAAATGTGGTTATCGACGAATCCCTGGCCGCCTATTTCCACAAAGAGGATCCGGTCAAACAGGCCTATGACCGGTTCAGGGCCGTATTCGGAGGGGATGAATACCTGTTTATCATTTACAAGGCCAGGGACGGGGACATCTTTTCGGCCCCCTCCCTCTCCGCCCTCAAGCGGCTGCACAACCGGCTCACCAACTACCGCCTGGCACTCGACCCGGACGCAGCCTCTCCCCTGGACCATATCAGCGAGGTAAAAAGCCTGATCAATGTCAAATATATGGAGGGCGGGGAAAACACCCTCTTCTCCAGGAGTTTCATCGGTGACCGGATGCCCCGGGACCGGGATATGCGGGAGGCATACCGGCGCAAGGCCCTGGACCATCCGGACTTTCCCAGGGTCTATCTCTCCGAAGACTGCCAATACGGCGGGGTGGTGGTCCGGACGGATTTCAACGCCCGGAAAAAAGGGGCCCTGTCTGCACCTGCCCCGGGTCCCGCAGGAGCGGCTCCCGGCCGGGAGGGTTTAGAACTGGACAACTCCGGGCTGGATAGTTTTGTGCTTGATGAGATGGAACAGGATGATCCGGCAATGGAGACCGGGACCGGTGCCGCCGCCGAAGACGCCGAGTTGATCCAGACCGACATCACCGCCTACCCGGCATTCATGGCGGAAATAAACAAAATTCTGGCGGCCCCGGAGCTTGAGGGCGCCCTGGAATTCTATCCCGTGGGACATCCCACCCTCATGGATTTCTTTGCCACGGCCGTTATGGAAGACATGGGCCGGCTCATGTCCCTGGTGCTGCTTCTGATCACAGTGACGCTCTGGATACTTTTCCGCTCCTTTTCTGCCGTGGTCTGGCCCCTGACCATCATCGGCATGACCATCATCTGGATTCTGGGCATCATCGGCTGGGCCCATATCCCCATGTCGGCCATGCTCCAGGTGATCATTTTCCTCTCCCTTTCCGTGGGGGTGGCCGATGCCGTCCACATTCTTTCGGGATATCTTTTTTTCAGAAACCAGGGAAAGCCCCACAGCGCGGCCCTGGAAGCGGTGATGAAAAAATCAGGACTGGCCTGCCTGCTGACCTCTGTGACAACGGCGGCCGGGCTCCTGGCCCTGACCCTGGTGCCCTTAAAGCCCATTGCCTCCTTCGGCCTCTTTGCGGCGACGGCCGTCCTCATCGCCTTTATCCTCACCGTCTGCCTGCTGCCTTTGATGCTGGATCTCTGGGCCCCGGTGCCCAAACACCGGACAAGTGAAAAAAGCCATCCGGTCCAGCACCTGCTCAAGCGGGTGGACACCCTGGGCACCGGTCGCCCCGGCCTGGTCATCGCCCTCTTTTCCATTGCCGGCATCCTGCTCTTTGCCGGCCTGACCCAGCTGAAAATCGATTCTAACTTTGTGGAAATCATCAAGGAAGGATTCCCCCTGCGGGATGCCTACACCATTGTGGACCGTGAAATGGGGGGCACTGGCCGCCTGGAGGTCATGCTGGATTTCAAGCGGCCCGACGCCCTGAAAGCCCCCAGGGTGCTGGCGGCCATGGAGCGGATCCAGGATTATATGGAAACCCACGAGGGCAGCCCCGTGATCACCACCTATTCCCTGGTCAATGTGGTCAAGGAATCTTATAAGGTCCTGAACGGGGACAATCCGCTGTTCTACGCCGTTCCCTCCGATCCGGCAGTGCTCTCCCAGGTGCTCTTTCTTTTTGAGAACGCCAATCCCGCCGACCGGACCCGGCTGGTAACCGGGGATTATTCCCGGGCCCGGATCGGACTGAATTCATCCAACATCGGCTCCATCAAGGCCATGGACCTGCTGAAAACCGTACAGGGTTTCATTGACCGGGAATTTTCAGGGTTAAAGGCCGATTATCCGGATATGGAGGTCACCCTTACCGGGCACATGGCCCTTCTGGCCATCATGCTGGACTATATTGCCTGGGCCCAGGTCAAAAGCTTCGGCCTGGCCCTGGCTGTAATTTCCCTGATCCTTCTGCTGGTTCTGGGCTCCTGGAAGGCCGGGCTTGTGGCCCTGGCCCCCAACCTTTTCCCTGTGCTGGCCGCATTCGGCCTCATGGGCTTTTTCAGCATTCCTCTGGATGCGGACACCCTGCTCATTGCCCCCATCATCATCGGCCTGGCCGTGGACGATACCATCCACTTTATGACCCATTTCCGGGCGGCCATGGCTAAAACAGGAAATCTGTGCAATGCCGCCAGGGAGTCCATCCGGGAAACAGGCCAGGCCATATCCTTCACCTCCATCATCCTCTCCACGGGTTTTCTGGTATTTATTTTATCTTTCCACAACGGGCTGTCCCGGTTCGGCATTTTCGCCGCCCTGGCCATCCTTGCAGCCCTTCTGGCCGATATCTTTCTGCTGCCGGCCCTTTGCCGGGCTGTCAACCTTAACTTCAATGGGAGGCGCCTATCATGA
- a CDS encoding YkgJ family cysteine cluster protein, which translates to MENKIDALEEIYQRFEDQTRELKAEKACSKGCSFCCEAAGSIDITTLEGLRIRQAMAQMPKARQKALTRAFRKEIKARENKEVVPCPFLMKNKACMIYEVRPFSCRRIYSVHVCAKENPPAVSRQVMEAAGRTIGELQKLDDTGYSGHMSFILLMLSVPAFLDVYMNGEFKPTEVMEFGKSHHIGINRMMG; encoded by the coding sequence ATGGAAAATAAGATAGACGCACTGGAAGAGATTTATCAGCGGTTTGAAGATCAGACCCGGGAACTGAAAGCGGAAAAGGCCTGCAGCAAAGGGTGCAGCTTCTGCTGCGAGGCGGCCGGTTCCATCGATATCACCACCCTGGAGGGGCTGCGTATCCGTCAGGCCATGGCCCAGATGCCCAAGGCCAGGCAGAAAGCGCTGACCCGTGCCTTCCGCAAAGAGATTAAAGCCCGGGAAAACAAAGAGGTGGTTCCCTGTCCCTTTTTAATGAAGAACAAGGCCTGCATGATCTATGAGGTCCGTCCCTTTTCCTGCCGCAGGATTTATTCGGTCCATGTCTGCGCCAAGGAAAATCCCCCGGCCGTGAGCCGCCAGGTCATGGAAGCGGCGGGCAGAACCATCGGCGAACTTCAGAAGCTGGACGATACCGGTTACTCCGGTCACATGTCCTTTATCCTTTTAATGCTCTCCGTGCCGGCCTTTCTGGACGTTTATATGAACGGGGAATTTAAACCCACCGAGGTCATGGAATTCGGCAAATCCCACCACATCGGCATCAACCGGATGATGGGGTGA
- a CDS encoding amino acid ABC transporter substrate-binding protein, whose protein sequence is MKKHQQFALFAILLLVLPVTGQAQWHLVTHINYPPFNFEDAAGNPSGLDTELVIAVMDYLHQDYTITFVPWKRVVVMVETGQADLAFQFKSTRERRAKYLLVGPLRTGRTVFAAKETSAIPAYTDLNSLKPYTIGMNLGYSYGEAFDRADYLKKDDGAGTSEQLVQKLMLNRVDLIIGDRIILAWAARELDVHNQIKIIGTYNEFPRYVAVPKDKAHIAGWFQHGLNAIRENGTYDRIISKWK, encoded by the coding sequence ATGAAAAAACATCAACAATTTGCACTTTTCGCAATACTTCTTCTGGTTCTGCCGGTAACCGGCCAGGCCCAATGGCACCTTGTCACCCACATCAATTATCCCCCCTTCAACTTTGAAGACGCTGCCGGAAACCCCTCTGGGCTGGATACTGAACTGGTCATTGCCGTCATGGACTACCTGCACCAGGACTACACCATCACCTTTGTCCCCTGGAAGCGGGTGGTGGTAATGGTGGAAACCGGGCAGGCGGACCTGGCCTTTCAGTTCAAATCCACCCGGGAACGCCGGGCCAAATACCTTCTTGTGGGCCCGCTGAGAACGGGCAGAACCGTATTTGCAGCCAAAGAGACTTCGGCGATCCCGGCATACACCGACCTTAACAGCCTAAAGCCTTACACCATCGGCATGAACCTGGGCTATTCATACGGCGAGGCCTTTGACAGGGCCGACTACCTGAAAAAAGACGACGGCGCCGGCACAAGCGAGCAGCTGGTACAAAAGCTGATGCTCAACCGGGTGGATCTCATCATCGGCGACCGGATCATTCTGGCCTGGGCCGCCCGGGAACTGGACGTGCACAACCAGATCAAGATCATAGGCACCTACAACGAATTCCCGCGGTACGTGGCGGTGCCCAAGGACAAGGCCCATATCGCCGGATGGTTCCAGCACGGGCTCAATGCCATCCGTGAAAACGGCACCTACGACAGAATCATTTCAAAATGGAAATAG
- a CDS encoding TetR/AcrR family transcriptional regulator — MDLDKTIKLNLAAAKQSENTLPPSMIKLADALEKLLGEKDFNSISAAEISRTAEVNESLLYRYYKDKRGVLHFILHNYMVAFMSEIGRRVKEAKGALNKLQVLVRGHIAMYDTNRVFAKILLLEVRNFPGYFESDTYELIKTYGRIMTALISQGQESGEIRTDIPISRIRNMILGGIEHTCMAPVIFGHSISEDSVDDMFKLLFEGISRK, encoded by the coding sequence ATGGATCTTGATAAGACGATAAAATTGAATCTGGCAGCGGCCAAACAGAGTGAGAACACCCTGCCCCCCAGCATGATCAAACTGGCCGACGCCCTGGAGAAACTGCTGGGTGAAAAGGATTTCAACTCCATTTCGGCGGCGGAAATCTCCAGGACCGCCGAGGTCAACGAATCTCTGCTCTACAGGTACTACAAAGACAAACGGGGGGTGCTCCACTTTATTCTCCACAATTACATGGTCGCCTTTATGAGCGAAATCGGCCGCCGGGTCAAGGAAGCAAAAGGGGCACTGAACAAACTCCAGGTGCTGGTCCGGGGGCATATTGCCATGTACGACACCAACCGGGTATTTGCCAAGATCCTCCTGCTGGAAGTGAGGAACTTTCCCGGATATTTTGAAAGCGACACCTACGAACTGATCAAAACCTACGGCCGGATCATGACCGCCCTCATCAGCCAGGGCCAGGAAAGCGGGGAAATCAGAACGGATATTCCCATTTCCAGAATCAGGAACATGATTTTAGGCGGCATCGAACACACCTGCATGGCGCCGGTCATCTTCGGCCACAGCATTTCCGAAGATTCCGTGGACGATATGTTCAAACTCCTATTTGAGGGGATTTCCAGAAAATGA